A window from Sinorhizobium fredii encodes these proteins:
- a CDS encoding VOC family protein, translating into MAISGGGPMARQICIKLFVRHGDEERAIAFYREVFGAELLQRHEWSGILTSADLSIGDSIFRVAGANPRRDAEPHLGGPRSPHALGTTAAILELQIDDVDRVLARAMGAGASLRNAVETLPTGDRVAALIDPFGHIWALFTAVDESEFLNAFGADRNAA; encoded by the coding sequence ATGGCCATTTCCGGTGGCGGCCCAATGGCGCGACAGATCTGCATCAAACTGTTCGTCAGGCATGGAGACGAGGAGCGGGCAATCGCCTTCTATCGCGAGGTTTTCGGTGCAGAGCTCCTCCAGCGCCATGAATGGAGCGGCATTCTGACGAGCGCTGATCTCAGCATTGGCGACTCGATCTTCCGGGTCGCCGGCGCCAATCCGCGCCGCGATGCCGAACCGCATCTCGGGGGACCGCGCTCGCCGCATGCGCTCGGCACCACCGCGGCGATCCTCGAGCTGCAGATCGACGATGTCGATCGTGTGCTCGCCCGGGCAATGGGCGCCGGCGCCAGCCTGCGTAACGCCGTCGAGACCCTGCCGACCGGCGACCGTGTCGCCGCCCTCATCGACCCGTTCGGCCATATCTGGGCACTGTTCACGGCGGTCGACGAGAGTGAATTTTTGAATGCCTTTGGGGCTGACAGGAATGCGGCTTGA
- a CDS encoding Lrp/AsnC family transcriptional regulator produces the protein MDDLDQALISALRQNARTPVSTLSAMTGVSRATIAARIDRLVRNGTIAAFTIRTGSEIPASGVRAVVMIEVHGKMADRVAEQLRGLPQVRALHSTNGRWDFIAELEDRDLASFDETLRRIRLIDGITVTETNILLKTSKLSGAF, from the coding sequence ATGGACGACCTCGACCAGGCCCTGATCAGCGCCCTTCGGCAAAATGCGCGGACACCGGTTTCGACGCTGTCGGCGATGACCGGCGTTTCGCGCGCCACCATTGCTGCCCGCATCGACCGGCTGGTGAGGAATGGAACGATCGCCGCATTCACCATCCGGACGGGATCGGAAATCCCCGCCTCGGGGGTTCGCGCCGTCGTCATGATCGAGGTTCACGGCAAGATGGCCGACCGGGTTGCCGAGCAGTTGCGCGGCCTGCCGCAGGTGAGGGCGCTGCACAGCACCAACGGGCGGTGGGACTTCATCGCCGAGCTTGAGGACCGCGACCTCGCGAGCTTCGACGAGACCTTGCGCCGCATCAGGCTAATTGATGGGATCACCGTCACTGAAACGAACATCCTGCTCAAGACGAGCAAATTGTCCGGCGCGTTTTAG
- the rocF gene encoding arginase: MKTITLIGAPIEEGSGRRGAAMGPTALRIAGIDTVLADLGHTVHDEGDLTPLPARDLPNHAGANNLQMVAAFARALNDTVHDTARKGHFPIILGGDHALSMGSVSGMARYAHEVGRPLFVLWLDAHADFNSPSTSPSGNMHGMPVAFFCGEAEFAPILQSNRPLVDPKRVYQVGIRSVDAREREEIAEHGVNVFDMRAVDEIGMAHIMRQILDEVRAANGLLHVSLDVDFMDPEFAPGVGTTVPGGATFREAHLIMEMLCDSDLVSSLDVVELNPFLDDRGKSARILVELTASLFGRRILDRPTRSA; the protein is encoded by the coding sequence ATGAAAACCATCACGTTGATCGGTGCACCCATCGAGGAAGGTTCGGGGCGTCGCGGCGCTGCGATGGGCCCGACGGCGCTCCGGATCGCCGGCATCGACACGGTCCTCGCGGATCTTGGCCACACCGTTCACGACGAAGGCGACCTAACGCCGCTGCCGGCCCGCGACCTTCCAAACCATGCGGGCGCAAACAATCTGCAGATGGTCGCCGCCTTTGCCCGGGCGCTCAACGACACCGTGCACGACACGGCGCGCAAGGGGCATTTTCCGATCATTCTCGGCGGCGACCATGCCCTCTCGATGGGCAGCGTCTCCGGCATGGCGCGCTATGCACACGAGGTTGGCCGGCCGCTCTTCGTGCTCTGGCTCGACGCTCATGCGGATTTCAATTCGCCTTCGACCTCGCCCTCCGGCAACATGCACGGCATGCCGGTCGCCTTCTTCTGCGGCGAGGCGGAATTCGCCCCGATCCTTCAGTCGAACCGGCCGCTCGTCGATCCGAAAAGGGTCTACCAGGTCGGTATCCGCTCGGTCGATGCACGCGAGCGCGAGGAGATCGCCGAACACGGCGTCAATGTCTTCGACATGCGCGCCGTCGACGAGATCGGCATGGCCCATATCATGCGTCAGATCCTCGACGAGGTGCGCGCCGCCAACGGCCTCTTGCATGTGAGCCTCGACGTCGATTTCATGGATCCGGAGTTTGCCCCGGGGGTCGGCACCACCGTGCCGGGTGGCGCCACCTTTCGCGAGGCCCATCTTATCATGGAGATGCTTTGCGACAGCGACCTCGTCTCCTCGCTCGACGTCGTCGAACTCAACCCGTTCCTCGACGACCGCGGCAAGAGCGCCCGCATCCTGGTGGAACTGACCGCAAGCCTCTTCGGCCGCCGCATCCTTGACCGGCCGACCCGGAGCGCCTGA
- the rocD gene encoding ornithine--oxo-acid transaminase has protein sequence MKTTAALIETEHLLGAHNYKPLDVVLTRGEGVYVWDIEGNRYLDCLSAYSAVNQGHCHPKIFRAMVEQAQKLTLTSRAFRNDQLALFYEEVAALTGSHKVLPMNSGAEAVETALKAVRKWGYEVKGVADDRAEIIVCSNNFHGRTIGIVGFSTDPESHDGFGPFAPGFKIVPFGDIGAFRAAISENTVAFLVEPIQGEAGVIVPPTGYFQAVRELCTKHGITLVLDEIQTGLGRTGKLLAEEHEGIEADVTLIGKALSGGFYPVSAVLSNSEVLGVLKPGQHGSTFGGNPLACAIARAALSVLTEEGMIENSALMGERLMTGLTDIRSNIIRQVRGRGLMLAVELVPEAGGARKYCEALKERGILAKDTHGDTIRIAPPLVITAGEVDWALEHFAAVLASV, from the coding sequence ATGAAGACCACGGCAGCCCTGATCGAGACCGAACACCTGCTCGGCGCCCACAACTACAAGCCGCTCGACGTCGTGCTGACGCGCGGCGAAGGGGTCTATGTCTGGGACATCGAGGGCAACCGCTATCTCGACTGCCTATCCGCCTATTCAGCCGTCAACCAGGGCCATTGCCACCCGAAGATCTTCAGGGCGATGGTCGAGCAGGCGCAGAAGCTGACGCTCACCTCGCGCGCCTTCCGCAACGACCAACTAGCTCTCTTTTATGAGGAGGTCGCCGCCCTCACCGGCTCGCACAAGGTGCTGCCGATGAATTCCGGCGCCGAGGCGGTGGAGACGGCGCTCAAGGCGGTCCGAAAATGGGGCTACGAGGTCAAGGGCGTTGCCGACGATCGCGCCGAGATCATCGTCTGCTCCAACAATTTCCACGGCCGCACGATCGGCATCGTCGGCTTTTCAACCGATCCGGAATCGCATGACGGCTTCGGCCCTTTCGCACCCGGCTTCAAGATCGTCCCCTTTGGCGACATCGGCGCCTTCCGAGCGGCGATCAGCGAAAACACCGTCGCCTTTCTGGTCGAGCCGATCCAGGGCGAGGCCGGCGTCATCGTGCCGCCCACCGGCTATTTCCAGGCGGTGCGCGAACTCTGCACCAAGCACGGCATCACGCTCGTACTCGACGAGATCCAGACCGGCCTCGGCCGCACCGGCAAGCTGCTTGCGGAAGAGCACGAGGGCATCGAGGCGGATGTGACGCTGATCGGCAAGGCGCTCTCCGGCGGCTTCTACCCTGTCTCTGCCGTGCTCTCCAATTCGGAGGTTCTCGGCGTCCTGAAACCTGGCCAGCACGGATCCACTTTCGGCGGCAACCCGCTCGCCTGCGCGATCGCCAGGGCGGCACTGAGCGTGCTCACCGAAGAGGGCATGATCGAGAATTCGGCGCTGATGGGCGAGCGCCTCATGACCGGGCTGACGGACATTCGCTCCAACATCATCAGGCAAGTCCGCGGCCGCGGCCTGATGCTCGCCGTGGAACTCGTGCCCGAGGCCGGCGGCGCCCGTAAATATTGCGAGGCGCTGAAGGAGCGCGGCATCCTCGCCAAAGACACCCATGGCGACACGATCCGCATCGCCCCGCCTCTCGTCATCACTGCGGGCGAGGTCGACTGGGCGCTCGAGCACTTTGCGGCGGTGCTCGCTTCCGTCTGA
- a CDS encoding chemotaxis protein CheW yields the protein MTGTLKTAGFDGETLEIIAFRLHDQEFCVKTTTIREIRGWAPSTPIPHSPPEVIGVMNLRGTVIPIIDLAHKLGMKSTVANERSAIVVAEVHNMVIGLVVDRVSDILTVQGNQVQPVPEVTASFDKSFAEGIIANESGMICFLNLARMFKEREVEDLAA from the coding sequence ATGACAGGCACGTTGAAAACGGCTGGATTTGACGGCGAGACGCTGGAGATCATCGCGTTCCGCCTCCACGATCAGGAATTCTGCGTCAAGACGACGACGATCCGCGAAATCCGCGGCTGGGCGCCGTCGACGCCGATCCCGCATTCGCCGCCGGAAGTGATCGGCGTCATGAACCTGCGCGGCACGGTGATCCCGATCATTGACCTCGCCCACAAGCTCGGCATGAAATCGACCGTTGCCAACGAGCGCAGCGCCATCGTTGTCGCCGAAGTCCACAACATGGTGATCGGCCTTGTCGTCGACCGCGTCTCCGACATCCTGACGGTGCAGGGCAACCAGGTGCAGCCGGTGCCGGAAGTCACCGCTTCCTTCGACAAGAGCTTCGCGGAAGGCATCATCGCCAACGAGAGCGGCATGATCTGCTTCCTCAACCTCGCCCGCATGTTCAAGGAGCGTGAGGTGGAAGACCTCGCCGCCTGA
- a CDS encoding formate dehydrogenase subunit delta, translating into MSASTNAKLIYMANQIATFFQSQPAHEAAQGVATHINKYWESRMRRKLFEHIEHGGEGLNPLVLEAAPKIRKPEAA; encoded by the coding sequence ATGTCTGCAAGTACCAACGCCAAGCTCATCTACATGGCGAACCAGATTGCCACCTTCTTTCAGAGCCAACCGGCGCATGAGGCGGCGCAGGGCGTGGCGACGCATATCAACAAATACTGGGAGTCGCGGATGCGTCGCAAGCTGTTCGAGCACATCGAGCACGGCGGCGAGGGATTGAACCCGCTGGTGCTGGAAGCCGCACCGAAGATCCGGAAGCCGGAAGCGGCGTAG
- the fdhD gene encoding formate dehydrogenase accessory sulfurtransferase FdhD: MAGKRRPPPIAATVGAAERSRFTTTAKVPEVARRAGVLVSQSRLVPEETAIALTYGGSTHAVMMATPADLEDFAVGFSLTEGIITDPDQIDDVEVIAEDKGIDLQIRLRDEQNEALRLRRRHMAGPVGCGLCGIESIEQAVRTTSDVSGSSLRLSDEDVVRAVGMLNGQQPLHLETRAVHGAAFYVPGRGLIAVREDVGRHNALDKLTGAAALAGFRGDQGAVVVTSRVSVEMVQKTAITGSPVIIAISAPTALAIRTAEQAGMTLIALVRGDEFEIFTHPERLERDEEERAPFSPRASRSEPF, from the coding sequence ATGGCAGGAAAACGACGCCCGCCTCCCATAGCCGCCACCGTCGGCGCGGCGGAAAGGAGCCGCTTCACGACGACGGCGAAGGTTCCGGAAGTGGCGCGGCGGGCGGGCGTGCTCGTCTCGCAATCGCGCCTCGTGCCGGAGGAGACGGCGATCGCGCTCACCTATGGCGGCTCGACGCATGCGGTGATGATGGCAACGCCCGCCGATCTCGAGGATTTCGCCGTCGGCTTCAGCCTGACCGAAGGCATCATCACCGACCCGGACCAGATCGACGACGTCGAGGTCATCGCCGAGGACAAGGGCATCGACCTGCAGATTCGCCTCCGGGACGAGCAGAACGAGGCGTTGCGCCTGCGCCGCCGCCATATGGCGGGGCCTGTCGGCTGCGGCCTTTGCGGTATCGAATCGATCGAGCAGGCGGTTCGGACGACGTCGGATGTTTCCGGTTCGTCGCTGCGGCTTTCCGATGAGGATGTCGTCCGCGCCGTCGGGATGCTCAACGGTCAGCAGCCCCTGCACCTAGAAACGCGCGCCGTTCATGGTGCTGCCTTTTACGTGCCGGGCCGGGGGCTGATAGCGGTTCGCGAGGATGTCGGCCGCCACAATGCGCTCGACAAGCTGACGGGGGCCGCCGCGCTGGCCGGCTTCAGGGGCGACCAAGGCGCCGTCGTCGTCACCTCGCGGGTCTCCGTCGAGATGGTGCAGAAGACGGCGATCACCGGAAGCCCGGTGATCATTGCCATTTCGGCGCCGACGGCGCTTGCCATCCGCACGGCGGAGCAGGCCGGCATGACGCTGATCGCGCTGGTGCGCGGCGACGAGTTCGAAATTTTCACCCACCCCGAGCGCTTGGAGCGGGACGAGGAGGAGCGGGCGCCGTTCTCCCCGCGCGCCTCTCGCTCTGAACCATTTTGA
- the fdhF gene encoding formate dehydrogenase subunit alpha, which produces MSLVHEINYGTPASKSEKLVTLSIDGQEITVPEGTSIMRAAMEAGIEVPKLCASDMMDAFGSCRLCLVEIEGRAGMPASCTTPVAQGISVSTQTQRLKDVRRGVMELYISDHPLDCLTCAANGDCELQDMAGAVGLRDVRYGYDGSNHVKARNNGEINRQWAPKDESNPYFTFDPAKCIVCSRCVRACEEVQGTFALTISGRGFDSRVSAGMSEDFVSSECVSCGACVQACPTATLTEKSVIEIGQPEHSVVTTCAYCGVGCSFKAEMRGEELVRMVPWKDGQANRGHSCVKGRFAYGYSSHKDRILNPMIRDKISDPWREVTWEEAYAHVASEFRRIQYQYGRDSVGGITSSRCTNEETYLVQKLVRAGFGNNNVDTCARVCHSPTGYGLNQTFGTSAGTQNFDSVEHTDVAIIIGANPTDGHPVFASRLKKRLREGAKLIVIDPRRIDLVRSAHVEASYHLPIKPGTNVAILTALAHVIVTEGLADEAFIRERCDWSEFEDWAAFVAEPYHSPEATEAHTGVPAELVRGAARLYATGGNGAIYYGLGVTEHSQGSTTVMAIANLAMVTGNIGRPGVGVNPLRGQNNVQGSCDMGSFPHELPGYRHISDDATRETFEKLWGVTLNNEPGLRIPNMLDAAVDGTFKGIYIQGEDILQSDPDTKHVAAGLAAMECVVVQDLFLNETANYAHVFLPGSTFLEKDGTFTNAERRINRVRKVMRPKNGYADWEVTQKLAQAMGLDWNYGHPSEIMDEIAATTPTFALVSYDYLDKMGSVQWPCNEKAPLGSPIMHVDGFVRGKGKFIRTEYVATDEKTGPRFPLLLTTGRILSHYNVGAQTRRTDNVVWHPEDRLEIHPHDAEQRGIRDGDWVRLASRSGDTTLRALITDRVAPGVVYTTFHHPTTQANVITTDFSDWATNCPEYKVTAVQVSPSNGPTDWQLDYDEQARQSRRIAGKLEAAE; this is translated from the coding sequence ATGTCTCTCGTTCATGAAATCAATTACGGCACTCCTGCTTCCAAGTCCGAAAAGCTGGTGACGCTGTCGATCGACGGGCAGGAGATCACCGTGCCAGAAGGCACGTCGATCATGCGGGCGGCGATGGAAGCGGGCATCGAGGTGCCGAAGCTCTGCGCTTCGGACATGATGGATGCCTTCGGCTCCTGCCGCCTCTGTCTAGTCGAGATCGAGGGCCGGGCCGGCATGCCGGCTTCCTGCACGACGCCAGTCGCACAGGGCATCAGCGTCTCGACCCAGACGCAGCGCCTCAAGGACGTTCGTCGCGGCGTTATGGAACTCTATATTTCCGACCACCCCCTCGACTGCCTCACCTGTGCGGCCAATGGCGATTGCGAGCTGCAGGACATGGCCGGCGCCGTCGGCCTGCGCGACGTGCGCTATGGCTATGACGGGTCCAACCACGTCAAGGCGCGCAACAACGGCGAGATCAATCGCCAATGGGCGCCGAAGGACGAATCCAACCCCTATTTCACCTTCGATCCGGCGAAATGCATCGTCTGCTCGCGGTGCGTGCGCGCCTGCGAGGAAGTGCAGGGCACCTTCGCGCTGACGATCAGCGGCCGCGGTTTCGATTCGCGCGTTTCCGCCGGCATGAGCGAGGATTTCGTCTCCTCGGAATGCGTCTCCTGCGGCGCCTGCGTGCAGGCCTGCCCGACGGCGACGCTGACGGAAAAGTCGGTGATCGAGATCGGCCAGCCGGAGCATTCGGTCGTGACCACCTGCGCCTACTGCGGCGTCGGCTGCTCCTTCAAGGCGGAGATGCGCGGCGAGGAGCTGGTGCGCATGGTGCCGTGGAAGGACGGCCAGGCGAACCGCGGCCATTCCTGCGTCAAGGGCCGCTTCGCCTATGGCTATTCCAGCCACAAGGACCGCATCCTCAATCCGATGATCCGCGACAAGATCAGCGATCCCTGGCGCGAGGTGACCTGGGAGGAGGCCTATGCCCATGTGGCTTCCGAGTTCCGCCGCATCCAGTACCAGTACGGCCGCGATTCGGTCGGCGGCATCACCTCGTCGCGCTGCACCAACGAGGAGACCTATCTGGTGCAGAAGCTGGTGCGCGCCGGTTTCGGCAACAACAATGTCGATACCTGCGCCCGCGTCTGCCATTCGCCGACCGGCTACGGCCTCAACCAGACCTTCGGCACCTCCGCCGGCACGCAGAATTTCGACAGCGTCGAGCACACCGACGTCGCGATCATCATCGGCGCCAACCCGACCGACGGTCACCCGGTCTTTGCCTCGCGGCTGAAGAAGCGGCTGCGCGAGGGCGCCAAGCTGATCGTCATCGACCCGCGCCGGATCGACCTCGTCCGCTCGGCCCATGTCGAAGCCTCGTACCACTTGCCGATCAAGCCGGGCACAAACGTCGCCATCCTGACGGCACTCGCCCATGTCATCGTCACCGAGGGCCTTGCCGATGAAGCCTTCATTCGCGAGCGCTGCGACTGGTCGGAATTCGAGGACTGGGCCGCCTTCGTGGCCGAGCCCTATCACAGCCCGGAAGCGACCGAGGCCCATACCGGCGTCCCGGCTGAACTGGTGCGCGGTGCAGCGCGCCTTTACGCCACCGGCGGCAATGGCGCCATCTATTACGGTCTCGGCGTCACCGAGCATAGCCAGGGCTCGACCACGGTGATGGCGATCGCCAACCTCGCCATGGTGACCGGCAACATCGGCCGGCCGGGTGTCGGCGTCAACCCGCTGCGCGGCCAGAACAACGTGCAGGGCTCCTGCGACATGGGCTCCTTCCCGCACGAACTGCCAGGTTACCGGCACATATCCGACGACGCCACGCGCGAAACCTTCGAGAAGCTCTGGGGCGTGACACTCAACAACGAGCCGGGTCTGCGCATCCCGAACATGCTCGACGCGGCGGTCGACGGCACCTTCAAGGGCATCTACATCCAGGGCGAGGACATCCTGCAGTCGGATCCGGACACCAAGCATGTGGCCGCCGGCCTCGCGGCAATGGAATGCGTCGTGGTGCAGGACCTCTTCCTCAACGAGACGGCCAACTACGCGCATGTCTTCCTGCCGGGCTCGACCTTCCTCGAAAAGGACGGCACCTTCACCAATGCCGAGCGCCGTATCAACCGCGTGCGCAAGGTGATGCGGCCGAAGAACGGCTATGCCGACTGGGAGGTGACGCAGAAGCTCGCCCAGGCGATGGGATTGGACTGGAACTATGGTCATCCGTCCGAGATCATGGACGAGATCGCCGCAACGACGCCGACATTCGCGCTCGTCTCCTATGACTATCTCGACAAGATGGGCTCGGTGCAGTGGCCCTGCAACGAAAAGGCGCCGCTCGGCTCGCCGATCATGCATGTCGACGGCTTCGTGCGCGGCAAGGGCAAGTTCATCCGTACCGAATATGTGGCGACCGACGAGAAGACCGGCCCGCGCTTCCCACTGCTGCTCACCACCGGCCGTATTCTCAGCCACTACAATGTCGGCGCCCAGACGCGGCGTACCGACAATGTCGTCTGGCACCCGGAGGACCGGCTGGAGATCCACCCGCACGATGCGGAGCAGCGCGGCATCCGCGACGGCGACTGGGTCCGGCTTGCCAGCCGCTCGGGCGACACGACGCTCCGGGCGCTGATCACCGACCGCGTCGCGCCGGGCGTCGTCTACACCACCTTCCATCACCCGACGACGCAGGCGAACGTCATCACGACCGACTTCTCCGACTGGGCGACCAACTGCCCGGAATACAAGGTGACGGCGGTGCAGGTCTCGCCCTCGAACGGTCCGACCGACTGGCAGCTCGACTATGACGAGCAGGCCCGCCAATCGCGGCGGATTGCCGGCAAGCTGGAGGCAGCGGAGTAG
- a CDS encoding formate dehydrogenase beta subunit: MTVKIYIPRDAAAIALGAEKVAAAMAEAVAARGLDATIIRNGSRGMHWLEPLVEVETAEGRIGYGPVRARDVASLLDAGFISGDAHPLCLGKTEEIPFLKNQTRLTFARCGVIDPLSLDDYRAHGGLCGLQKSVSLAPAAIVAEVTESGLRGRGGAGFPTGIKWKTVLETAGPQKYIVCNADEGDSGTFADRMIMEGDPFVLIEGMAIAGIATGATKGYVYTRSEYPHAIAAMSAAIEVARAAGVLGTSVLGSAHAFDMEVRTGAGAYVCGEETSLLNSLEGKRGLVRAKPPLPAHKGLFDCPTVINNVISLASVPVILEKGAAYYRDFGMGRSRGTIPIQIAGNVKHAGLYETAFGLTLGEIVDAIGGGTASGRPVKAVQVGGPLGAYFPRALFDTPFDYEAFAAKDGLIGHAGIVVFDDTADMLKQARFAMEFCAVESCGKCTPCRIGSTRGVEVADKIAAGIEPEKNRELLADLCNTMKFGSLCALGGFTPYPVMSAMTHFPEDFEPAPVVEAAE; the protein is encoded by the coding sequence ATGACCGTGAAGATCTACATTCCACGCGATGCCGCAGCGATTGCCCTTGGCGCCGAAAAGGTGGCGGCAGCAATGGCCGAGGCGGTCGCGGCGCGCGGCCTCGACGCAACGATCATCCGCAACGGCTCGCGCGGCATGCACTGGCTTGAACCGCTAGTCGAGGTCGAAACCGCCGAGGGGCGCATTGGCTACGGTCCGGTGAGGGCCCGCGACGTCGCCTCGCTCCTCGATGCCGGGTTCATCTCGGGCGACGCGCATCCGCTCTGCCTCGGCAAGACGGAAGAGATCCCCTTCCTCAAGAACCAGACGCGGCTGACCTTCGCGCGCTGCGGAGTCATCGATCCCCTGTCGCTCGACGACTATCGCGCCCATGGGGGCCTGTGCGGTCTTCAGAAGTCCGTCTCGCTGGCGCCGGCGGCGATCGTCGCCGAAGTTACCGAAAGCGGCCTGCGCGGTCGCGGTGGTGCGGGCTTCCCGACCGGCATCAAATGGAAGACCGTCCTCGAAACGGCGGGGCCGCAAAAATACATCGTCTGCAATGCCGACGAGGGCGACAGCGGTACCTTCGCCGACCGGATGATTATGGAGGGCGACCCCTTCGTGCTTATCGAGGGCATGGCAATCGCCGGCATCGCAACAGGCGCCACCAAGGGTTACGTCTACACCCGCTCAGAATATCCGCATGCGATCGCGGCGATGAGCGCTGCGATCGAGGTCGCGCGCGCCGCCGGCGTGCTCGGCACCTCCGTTCTCGGTTCGGCGCATGCCTTCGACATGGAAGTCAGGACCGGCGCCGGCGCCTATGTCTGCGGCGAGGAGACGTCGCTGTTGAACAGTCTCGAGGGCAAGCGCGGGCTGGTGCGCGCCAAGCCGCCGCTGCCGGCCCACAAGGGTCTGTTCGATTGCCCGACGGTCATCAACAACGTCATCTCGCTCGCTTCGGTGCCGGTGATTCTCGAGAAGGGCGCCGCCTACTACCGCGATTTCGGCATGGGCCGCTCGCGCGGTACGATCCCGATCCAGATCGCCGGCAACGTCAAGCATGCCGGCCTCTACGAGACGGCGTTCGGCCTTACTCTCGGTGAGATCGTTGACGCGATCGGAGGCGGCACGGCAAGCGGCCGACCGGTTAAAGCGGTGCAGGTCGGCGGTCCGCTCGGCGCCTATTTCCCGCGGGCGCTGTTCGATACGCCGTTCGATTACGAGGCCTTCGCGGCGAAAGATGGGCTGATCGGCCATGCCGGCATCGTGGTTTTCGACGACACGGCCGACATGCTGAAGCAGGCGCGCTTCGCCATGGAGTTCTGCGCCGTAGAGAGCTGCGGTAAGTGCACGCCCTGCCGCATCGGCTCAACCCGCGGTGTCGAGGTGGCGGACAAGATCGCTGCCGGCATCGAACCGGAGAAGAACCGCGAACTGCTCGCCGATCTCTGCAACACGATGAAGTTCGGCTCGCTCTGCGCCCTCGGCGGCTTCACGCCCTATCCGGTGATGAGCGCCATGACACATTTCCCGGAGGATTTCGAGCCCGCGCCGGTGGTGGAGGCTGCGGAATGA
- a CDS encoding formate dehydrogenase subunit gamma yields MNIHLPRADVTERTLAIVGELKGLEGPLLPILHEIQDEFGYVPQECLPVIARELNLSRAEVYGVVTFYHDFREHPAGRHVLKLCRAEACQSMGGDRLAERAKALLGIDFHETTPDGAVTLEPVYCLGLCSCSPSAMLDGEVYARLDDAELEALVAEARR; encoded by the coding sequence GTGAATATTCATCTGCCGCGCGCAGACGTGACCGAGCGCACGCTGGCGATCGTCGGCGAACTCAAGGGGCTGGAAGGCCCGCTTCTGCCGATCCTGCACGAGATCCAGGACGAGTTCGGCTATGTGCCGCAGGAATGCCTGCCGGTGATCGCCCGCGAACTCAACCTGTCGCGTGCCGAAGTCTACGGCGTCGTCACCTTCTACCACGATTTCCGCGAGCACCCGGCCGGACGGCATGTGTTGAAACTCTGTCGTGCCGAGGCCTGTCAGTCGATGGGCGGCGATCGGCTTGCCGAGCGCGCCAAGGCGCTGCTCGGCATCGATTTCCACGAGACGACGCCGGACGGCGCCGTGACGCTCGAACCGGTCTACTGTCTCGGGCTCTGTTCCTGCTCGCCGTCGGCGATGCTCGATGGCGAGGTGTATGCGCGGCTTGACGATGCGGAGCTCGAGGCGCTGGTCGCGGAGGCACGCCGATGA
- a CDS encoding LysR family transcriptional regulator — protein sequence MIDKLEFFLVLARERHFGRAAEECGVTQPTLSAAIRQLEDQLGVILVNRGSRFQGLTPEGQRVLEWARRIVGDTRTMREEMRAARKGLSGHIRLAAIPTTLSMVPLITAPFQEKHPDVTFSVLSTTSLQILALLENLEIDAGLTYLENEPLGRVTSVPLQIEQYHLVTAAESPLSDRESVTWKEVSNIRLCLLTADMQNRRIINQHFAEAGAVASPTLESNSMIVLFSHVRTGRWASIMPHNVAKSFGFPQDIRLIPIVEPDVRHTVGLVATYREPFTPLVSALLHEARMLSERNAV from the coding sequence ATGATCGACAAACTGGAATTCTTCCTCGTCCTTGCCCGCGAACGGCATTTTGGTCGCGCGGCGGAAGAGTGCGGCGTGACGCAGCCGACGCTGTCGGCGGCGATCCGCCAGCTCGAGGACCAGCTCGGCGTCATTCTCGTCAATCGCGGCTCGCGCTTTCAGGGGCTGACGCCGGAGGGCCAGCGGGTGCTGGAATGGGCGCGGCGGATCGTCGGCGATACGCGCACCATGCGCGAGGAGATGCGCGCGGCGCGCAAGGGCCTTTCCGGCCACATCCGCCTCGCCGCCATCCCGACGACGCTTTCCATGGTGCCGCTCATCACCGCTCCCTTTCAGGAGAAGCATCCCGACGTCACCTTTTCGGTACTTTCGACCACGTCGCTGCAGATCCTGGCGCTGCTCGAAAATCTCGAGATCGACGCGGGACTGACCTATCTGGAGAACGAACCGCTCGGCCGCGTCACTAGCGTGCCGCTTCAGATCGAGCAATATCATCTGGTTACCGCCGCCGAGAGCCCGCTTTCCGATCGCGAAAGCGTGACCTGGAAGGAAGTTAGCAATATTCGGCTTTGTCTATTGACGGCCGACATGCAGAACCGGCGCATCATCAATCAGCATTTTGCCGAAGCCGGCGCGGTGGCGAGCCCAACGCTCGAATCGAACTCGATGATCGTCCTCTTTTCCCACGTAAGGACAGGACGCTGGGCGAGCATCATGCCTCATAACGTCGCGAAATCCTTCGGGTTTCCTCAGGATATCCGGTTGATTCCGATCGTCGAGCCCGACGTGCGCCACACGGTCGGCCTGGTGGCGACCTATCGTGAGCCGTTTACGCCATTGGTCTCGGCCTTGCTGCACGAGGCACGCATGCTCAGCGAGCGCAATGCCGTTTAA